In Pseudoliparis swirei isolate HS2019 ecotype Mariana Trench chromosome 9, NWPU_hadal_v1, whole genome shotgun sequence, a genomic segment contains:
- the LOC130200186 gene encoding PHD finger protein 20-like isoform X2 → MKTPPERSGITFKVGAQLEARDRHKKWYVATIEQIDSGRERLQVHYRRWSRRHDEWFPWTSPCLRPLERVSLRRRGLTPAGSPPMFVSGEKVLACWTDCRFYPAKILRVNKDDSYTVRFYDGVVLTVKPTKVKPFQEKSRSEKSALGSEGWEEGESEEDVGEEERKEEEEERKEEEEETEKLTSGEEEERKRRADSSSSPPPAKKKTYTDSLPGRNSGAQNQPITAECTQPDPPSPAHMDRDVLLERQAHLPTSHKFSREPLYRVIRNQPPPILSIELDHNPFKCPSCSKSFRKAGLLHDHVKHYHATQAQTPRRKRSSSKGSDFLSDSRSEDQYDGHHGDRRPGAPDNDGKKGGGRKERKSFKLRVKLKKKKKKKKKKKKKRQSALGSSDDDEKPAAPPRAGATPPTVDDGSDWSTLTAESGEDTPPWPAAMETDECEVVRCVCEVDEENDFMIQCESCLCWQHGTCMGLYEDNVPHSYTCYYCRHTAGWRRAQRFLSEPDLRLPGHMFGLSCVKQNYSELNAAAVCHTSRLLAHALGLQAVLSGLQLKIGLLRAPPPTDLQLWRRPWRREEGPREEAPVCYVSSEHCYQKPGASWEKERREDDTELREMKTEDQKPSDDGSAHSDRRQHTHTHTHTQEHANAHARAAPEAECQLNLLEHVESLHLQISSRMDMIERELDVLESWLDQSGELEPPDPLSRLPQLKQRIRRLLRDLCTVRHLSVWR, encoded by the exons ATGAAGACGCCACCagagaggtcagggatcacctTCAAGGTCGGAGCTCAGCTAGAAGCACGAGACCGCCACAAGAagtg gtacgTGGCGACCATTGAGCAGATCGACAGTGGGCGTGAGCGTCTGCAGGTGCATTACCGCCGTTGGAGCCGGCGGCATGACGAGTGGTTCCCCTGGACCTCGCCCTGCCTCAGGCCGCTGGAGCGCGTCAGcctgaggaggcggggcctgacCCCGGCCGGCTCGCCACCG atgTTTGTCTCAGGAGAAAAGGTTCTGGCCTGTTGGACCGACTGTCGTTTCTACCCGGCTAAAATCCTCAGAGTCAACAAGGatg actccTACACAGTGCGTTTCTATGACGGTGTGGTTCTGACGGTGAAGCCCACGAAGGTGAAGCCCTTCCAGGAA AAGTCCAGATCTGAGAAGAGTGCGTTGGGAAGCGAGGGatgggaggaaggggagagcgAAGAGGAtgttggagaggaggagaggaaggaggaggaagaagagagaaaggaggaggaggaggaaacagagaagCTGACatcaggagaagaggaggagaggaagaggagggcagactcttcatcctctcctccgccaGCAAAGAAGAAAACATACA CTGATTCTCTCCCAGGCAGAAACAGTGGAGCtcagaatcagccaatcacagccgaGTGCACCCAGCCAGATCCtccaagccccgcccacatggACAGAG ACGTCCTGTTGGAGCGCCAGGCTCACCTGCCCACCTCACACAAGTTCAGCCGGGAGCCTC TCTACAGGGTGATCAGGAACcagcccccccccatcctctccaTCGAGTTGGACCACAACCCCTTCAAGTGTCCCAGCTGCTCCAAGTCCTTCAGGAAGGCCGGGCTGCTGCACGACCACGTCAAGCACTACCACGCCACGCAGGCGCAGACGCCCAG gaggaagaggtcgTCCTCTAAGGGCAGCGACTTCCTGTCGGACAGCAGGAGTGAGGACCAGTACGACGGTCACCACGGCGACAGGCGGCCCGGCGCCCCGGACAACG acgggaagaagggaggaggccggaaggagaggaagagcttCAAGCTGAGGGTgaagctgaagaagaagaagaagaagaagaagaagaagaagaagaagcgccaGTCAg CACTCGGCAGCAGCGACGATGACGAGAAGCCTGCAGCGCCCCCGAGGGCTGGAGCCACGCCCCctacag tcgATGACGGCAGTGACTGGTCGACGCTCACGGCGGAAAGCGgggaggacacgcccccttgGCCCGCCGCCATGGAAACGGACGAGTGTGAGGTGGTGAGGTGCGTGTGTGAGGTAGACGAGGAGAACGACTTCATGATCcag TGTGAGTCGTGCCTGTGCTGGCAGCACGGTACCTGTATGGGTCTGTATGAGGACAACGTGCCACACAGCTACACCTGCTACTACTGCAGACACACGGCGG gctggAGGCGGGCTCAGCGCTTCCTGTCAGAACCGGACCTGCGCCTGCCGGGTCACATGTTCGGGCTCTCCTGTGTGAAGCAGAACTACTCTGAGCTCAACGCGGCCGCCGTGTGTCACACCAGCCGCCTGCTGGCCCACGCGCTCGGCCTGCAGGCGGTGCTGAGCGGCCTGCAGCTGAAGATCGGCCTGCTGAG agccccgcccccaacCGACCTGCAGCTGTGGAGGCGGCCCTggaggcgggaggaggggccgagggaGGAGGCGCCCGTCTGCTACGTCAGCAGCGAGCACTGCTACCAGAAAccaggtgcatcatgggaaaagGAGCGGCGGGAGGACGACACCGAGCTGAGG GAGATGAAGACTGAAGACCAGAAACCATCCGACGACGGCTCCGCACACTCGGACCgccgccaacacacacacacacacacacacacacaagaacacgcAAACGCACACGCTCGTGCGGCGCCCGAGGCCGAGTGTCAGCTGAACCTTCTGGAACACGTCGAGTCTCTTCACCTCCAGATCAGCTCCAGGATGGACAtgatagagagagagctggacg ttCTGGAGTCCTGGTTGGACCAATCGGGTGAGCTCGAGCCCCCGGACCCTTTGTCCCGCCTCCCACAGCTCAAACAGCGAATCAGGCGGCTGCTGCGTGACCTGTGCACCGTGAGACACCTGTCGGTCTGGCGCTGA
- the LOC130200186 gene encoding PHD finger protein 20-like isoform X1: protein MLFVKMKTPPERSGITFKVGAQLEARDRHKKWYVATIEQIDSGRERLQVHYRRWSRRHDEWFPWTSPCLRPLERVSLRRRGLTPAGSPPMFVSGEKVLACWTDCRFYPAKILRVNKDDSYTVRFYDGVVLTVKPTKVKPFQEKSRSEKSALGSEGWEEGESEEDVGEEERKEEEEERKEEEEETEKLTSGEEEERKRRADSSSSPPPAKKKTYTDSLPGRNSGAQNQPITAECTQPDPPSPAHMDRDVLLERQAHLPTSHKFSREPLYRVIRNQPPPILSIELDHNPFKCPSCSKSFRKAGLLHDHVKHYHATQAQTPRRKRSSSKGSDFLSDSRSEDQYDGHHGDRRPGAPDNDGKKGGGRKERKSFKLRVKLKKKKKKKKKKKKKRQSALGSSDDDEKPAAPPRAGATPPTVDDGSDWSTLTAESGEDTPPWPAAMETDECEVVRCVCEVDEENDFMIQCESCLCWQHGTCMGLYEDNVPHSYTCYYCRHTAGWRRAQRFLSEPDLRLPGHMFGLSCVKQNYSELNAAAVCHTSRLLAHALGLQAVLSGLQLKIGLLRAPPPTDLQLWRRPWRREEGPREEAPVCYVSSEHCYQKPGASWEKERREDDTELREMKTEDQKPSDDGSAHSDRRQHTHTHTHTQEHANAHARAAPEAECQLNLLEHVESLHLQISSRMDMIERELDVLESWLDQSGELEPPDPLSRLPQLKQRIRRLLRDLCTVRHLSVWR from the exons ATGTTGTTTGTGAAGATGAAGACGCCACCagagaggtcagggatcacctTCAAGGTCGGAGCTCAGCTAGAAGCACGAGACCGCCACAAGAagtg gtacgTGGCGACCATTGAGCAGATCGACAGTGGGCGTGAGCGTCTGCAGGTGCATTACCGCCGTTGGAGCCGGCGGCATGACGAGTGGTTCCCCTGGACCTCGCCCTGCCTCAGGCCGCTGGAGCGCGTCAGcctgaggaggcggggcctgacCCCGGCCGGCTCGCCACCG atgTTTGTCTCAGGAGAAAAGGTTCTGGCCTGTTGGACCGACTGTCGTTTCTACCCGGCTAAAATCCTCAGAGTCAACAAGGatg actccTACACAGTGCGTTTCTATGACGGTGTGGTTCTGACGGTGAAGCCCACGAAGGTGAAGCCCTTCCAGGAA AAGTCCAGATCTGAGAAGAGTGCGTTGGGAAGCGAGGGatgggaggaaggggagagcgAAGAGGAtgttggagaggaggagaggaaggaggaggaagaagagagaaaggaggaggaggaggaaacagagaagCTGACatcaggagaagaggaggagaggaagaggagggcagactcttcatcctctcctccgccaGCAAAGAAGAAAACATACA CTGATTCTCTCCCAGGCAGAAACAGTGGAGCtcagaatcagccaatcacagccgaGTGCACCCAGCCAGATCCtccaagccccgcccacatggACAGAG ACGTCCTGTTGGAGCGCCAGGCTCACCTGCCCACCTCACACAAGTTCAGCCGGGAGCCTC TCTACAGGGTGATCAGGAACcagcccccccccatcctctccaTCGAGTTGGACCACAACCCCTTCAAGTGTCCCAGCTGCTCCAAGTCCTTCAGGAAGGCCGGGCTGCTGCACGACCACGTCAAGCACTACCACGCCACGCAGGCGCAGACGCCCAG gaggaagaggtcgTCCTCTAAGGGCAGCGACTTCCTGTCGGACAGCAGGAGTGAGGACCAGTACGACGGTCACCACGGCGACAGGCGGCCCGGCGCCCCGGACAACG acgggaagaagggaggaggccggaaggagaggaagagcttCAAGCTGAGGGTgaagctgaagaagaagaagaagaagaagaagaagaagaagaagaagcgccaGTCAg CACTCGGCAGCAGCGACGATGACGAGAAGCCTGCAGCGCCCCCGAGGGCTGGAGCCACGCCCCctacag tcgATGACGGCAGTGACTGGTCGACGCTCACGGCGGAAAGCGgggaggacacgcccccttgGCCCGCCGCCATGGAAACGGACGAGTGTGAGGTGGTGAGGTGCGTGTGTGAGGTAGACGAGGAGAACGACTTCATGATCcag TGTGAGTCGTGCCTGTGCTGGCAGCACGGTACCTGTATGGGTCTGTATGAGGACAACGTGCCACACAGCTACACCTGCTACTACTGCAGACACACGGCGG gctggAGGCGGGCTCAGCGCTTCCTGTCAGAACCGGACCTGCGCCTGCCGGGTCACATGTTCGGGCTCTCCTGTGTGAAGCAGAACTACTCTGAGCTCAACGCGGCCGCCGTGTGTCACACCAGCCGCCTGCTGGCCCACGCGCTCGGCCTGCAGGCGGTGCTGAGCGGCCTGCAGCTGAAGATCGGCCTGCTGAG agccccgcccccaacCGACCTGCAGCTGTGGAGGCGGCCCTggaggcgggaggaggggccgagggaGGAGGCGCCCGTCTGCTACGTCAGCAGCGAGCACTGCTACCAGAAAccaggtgcatcatgggaaaagGAGCGGCGGGAGGACGACACCGAGCTGAGG GAGATGAAGACTGAAGACCAGAAACCATCCGACGACGGCTCCGCACACTCGGACCgccgccaacacacacacacacacacacacacacaagaacacgcAAACGCACACGCTCGTGCGGCGCCCGAGGCCGAGTGTCAGCTGAACCTTCTGGAACACGTCGAGTCTCTTCACCTCCAGATCAGCTCCAGGATGGACAtgatagagagagagctggacg ttCTGGAGTCCTGGTTGGACCAATCGGGTGAGCTCGAGCCCCCGGACCCTTTGTCCCGCCTCCCACAGCTCAAACAGCGAATCAGGCGGCTGCTGCGTGACCTGTGCACCGTGAGACACCTGTCGGTCTGGCGCTGA